Proteins encoded by one window of Campylobacter concisus:
- the speA gene encoding biosynthetic arginine decarboxylase, with the protein MNDFGLSIWGNSNFVIEDGKVCINAASKPAIIDIVKEIRDDGYRGPLLLRFPHLIQKQIEQIHASFAKAKKEFAYKGSFNAVFPLKVNQYPGFVKNLVRLGKPYNYGLEAGSKAELLLTMAYNNEKAPITVNGFKDKEMINIGFIAAEMGHNITLTIEGLNELEAIIAIAKERFKPKPKIGLRVRLHSTGSGLWAKSGGIHSKFGLTSTELIEAVKMLKKANLLENFTMIHFHIGSQISEIHPLKKALIEAGNIYAELRKMGASNLKAINLGGGLAIEYSQFKEESSRNYTLNEYANDVVYMLKTISEQKKEIEPDIFIESGRYIAASHALLVAPVLELFSQEYTEEKLNLKKNNPNLITELVDLYKSIKPSNALEYLHDAIHHTESILTLFDLGYVDLQDRSNAEVLLRLISKKAVVMLGNKSNSSDLTKIQKEVQERYLLNFSIFQSLPDFWGLKQNFPIMPLDRLDERPTLPASIWDITCDSDGEISYDDEKNPLLLHDVDVEKEDYFLGFFLVGAYQEVIGMKHNLFTHPTEATIELSNDGYKITNLLESQSILDIMEDMDYDIYEIQDTLNERLVKSTLINETQKKQILGELYLFLNDNSYLKTIN; encoded by the coding sequence ATGAATGATTTTGGACTTAGCATTTGGGGCAATTCAAATTTTGTTATAGAAGATGGTAAAGTCTGTATAAATGCAGCCAGCAAACCAGCGATCATCGACATCGTAAAAGAGATAAGAGACGATGGATATAGAGGGCCGCTACTGCTTCGCTTTCCGCACCTTATCCAAAAGCAGATCGAGCAGATCCACGCAAGCTTTGCAAAGGCAAAGAAAGAGTTTGCCTACAAAGGTAGCTTTAATGCCGTATTTCCACTTAAGGTCAATCAATATCCTGGCTTTGTAAAAAATTTAGTTCGTCTTGGCAAGCCCTACAACTACGGTCTTGAAGCTGGTAGTAAGGCTGAGCTACTTTTAACTATGGCTTACAATAACGAAAAAGCGCCTATAACCGTAAATGGCTTTAAAGATAAAGAGATGATAAATATAGGCTTTATCGCCGCTGAGATGGGACACAACATCACGCTAACGATTGAGGGCTTAAATGAGCTTGAAGCGATAATCGCCATCGCAAAAGAGCGCTTCAAACCAAAACCAAAGATCGGACTTAGAGTAAGACTGCACTCGACAGGATCGGGGCTCTGGGCAAAAAGTGGTGGCATACACTCTAAATTTGGCCTAACATCAACAGAGCTAATAGAAGCTGTAAAGATGCTAAAAAAGGCAAATTTACTTGAAAACTTCACGATGATACACTTTCACATCGGCTCTCAAATAAGCGAGATACATCCACTCAAAAAGGCACTCATCGAAGCTGGCAATATCTACGCTGAGCTTAGAAAAATGGGTGCCTCAAATTTAAAAGCTATAAATTTAGGTGGTGGTCTTGCGATAGAATACTCGCAGTTTAAAGAGGAGAGCAGTAGAAACTATACTCTAAACGAATATGCAAACGACGTTGTTTATATGCTTAAAACCATAAGCGAGCAAAAAAAAGAGATCGAGCCAGATATCTTCATAGAGTCAGGTCGCTACATCGCTGCTTCTCACGCACTTTTAGTAGCTCCTGTGCTTGAGCTATTTTCTCAAGAATACACCGAAGAGAAGCTAAATTTAAAGAAAAATAATCCAAATTTAATAACCGAGCTAGTCGATCTTTACAAGTCAATCAAGCCTTCAAACGCCCTAGAGTACCTGCACGACGCCATCCACCACACAGAAAGCATCCTCACGCTTTTTGATCTAGGTTATGTCGATCTGCAAGATAGATCAAACGCAGAGGTGCTTTTAAGGCTAATTAGCAAAAAAGCTGTCGTGATGCTTGGCAACAAGAGCAACTCAAGCGATCTAACCAAAATTCAAAAAGAGGTTCAAGAGAGATACCTACTAAATTTCTCGATCTTTCAAAGCTTGCCAGACTTTTGGGGTCTAAAGCAAAATTTCCCTATCATGCCACTTGATAGGCTTGATGAGCGCCCTACTTTGCCAGCTTCTATCTGGGATATCACCTGCGATAGCGACGGCGAGATTAGCTATGATGACGAGAAAAACCCACTACTTTTGCACGACGTGGACGTGGAGAAGGAGGATTATTTCTTGGGATTTTTCCTAGTTGGCGCATATCAAGAGGTGATCGGCATGAAGCACAACCTCTTTACCCACCCGACAGAGGCCACGATAGAGCTTTCAAATGATGGCTACAAGATCACAAATTTACTAGAGAGCCAGTCGATCCTTGATATTATGGAGGATATGGACTATGATATCTACGAGATCCAAGACACTCTAAACGAGCGCTTAGTAAAATCAACTTTGATAAACGAAACACAAAAGAAGCAAATTTTGGGCGAACTTTATCTATTTTTAAATGATAATAGCTACTTAAAAACGATCAACTAA
- the hisS gene encoding histidine--tRNA ligase, which translates to MITALRGMKDMLPARAKLYAQIIKTCEEIAKNYGYEQILTPHLEETALFKRSVGESSDIVGKEMYQFEDKGGNDICLRPEGTAGVVRAFIEAKLDRANVTKRCFYHGSMFRYERPQKGRLREFHQFGCECFGEGSVYEDASIILMVSEIFNRLNIKTTLKINSLGDESSMKSYKEKLVKFLDENDDKICEDCKRRKLLNPIRVLDCKVESCQEIYKNAPVITDSLSDEAQADFAKLQEILTANGVKFEIDTKLVRGLDYYCKTAFEFISNEIGSQSAVAGGGRYDRLVEYLGGRASYGVGFAMGVERIMEILGEAEDERAGIYLCALDATNLDFVYALGSKLRKKYQVEISYEAKKLQKHLQNADNKNAKIFLCVGENEMKENKIWYKNLETKDEKTINLDELEKELG; encoded by the coding sequence ATGATAACGGCACTTCGTGGCATGAAAGATATGCTTCCAGCTCGTGCAAAACTTTACGCACAGATAATAAAAACCTGCGAGGAGATCGCAAAAAACTACGGATATGAGCAAATTTTGACCCCGCATCTTGAAGAGACGGCGCTTTTTAAAAGAAGTGTCGGCGAGAGCAGCGACATCGTGGGTAAAGAGATGTATCAGTTTGAAGACAAAGGCGGTAACGACATTTGCTTGCGTCCTGAGGGTACAGCTGGCGTGGTTAGAGCCTTTATCGAGGCAAAGCTTGACAGAGCAAATGTAACAAAACGCTGCTTTTATCATGGCTCGATGTTTCGCTATGAGCGCCCGCAAAAAGGCCGTTTGAGAGAGTTTCACCAGTTTGGCTGCGAGTGCTTTGGCGAGGGCAGCGTCTATGAGGATGCGAGCATTATCTTGATGGTGAGCGAAATTTTTAACAGACTAAATATCAAAACAACCCTAAAAATAAACTCCCTTGGCGACGAGAGCTCGATGAAGTCTTACAAAGAAAAGCTTGTTAAATTTTTAGATGAAAACGATGATAAAATTTGCGAAGACTGCAAAAGACGCAAGCTCTTAAACCCTATCCGCGTGCTTGATTGCAAGGTTGAGAGCTGTCAAGAAATTTACAAAAATGCCCCAGTTATCACTGATAGCTTAAGCGATGAGGCGCAGGCTGACTTTGCAAAGTTGCAAGAAATTTTAACGGCAAATGGCGTTAAATTTGAGATAGACACAAAACTCGTTCGTGGGCTAGACTACTACTGCAAGACGGCGTTTGAGTTTATTAGCAATGAGATCGGCTCACAAAGCGCAGTAGCAGGTGGTGGCAGATACGACAGGCTCGTAGAGTACCTTGGCGGTAGAGCAAGTTATGGCGTTGGATTTGCGATGGGCGTTGAGAGGATAATGGAAATTTTAGGTGAAGCTGAGGATGAGCGAGCTGGAATTTATCTTTGTGCGCTTGATGCGACGAATTTAGACTTTGTCTATGCGCTTGGCTCAAAGCTTCGCAAAAAATATCAGGTTGAAATTTCTTATGAAGCTAAAAAGCTTCAAAAACATCTGCAAAATGCCGACAATAAAAATGCGAAAATTTTCCTTTGCGTAGGTGAAAACGAGATGAAAGAGAATAAAATTTGGTATAAAAATTTAGAAACCAAAGACGAAAAAACGATAAATTTAGATGAGCTTGAAAAGGAGCTGGGATGA
- the tmk gene encoding dTMP kinase encodes MYVLFEGIDGVGKSTQIEILASKFSDAIVTKEPGGTQLGENLREILLSSSIKIGKRAEILLFLADRAEHFEKLVAPNLSRLILSDRGFISGIAYALANDENLDESVLLELNKFALNDKFADKIIFFEASAELISSRLKARGTSDKIEARGLEYLLKVQSLMKQILIKNGFETLFIDASKSIELISKEIENFINFK; translated from the coding sequence ATGTATGTTTTGTTTGAAGGCATTGACGGCGTTGGCAAGAGCACGCAGATAGAAATTTTAGCTTCTAAATTTAGCGATGCCATCGTCACAAAAGAGCCAGGTGGCACGCAGCTTGGTGAAAATTTACGAGAAATTTTACTAAGCTCGAGCATAAAAATCGGCAAAAGGGCTGAAATTTTACTCTTTTTGGCTGACAGAGCTGAGCATTTTGAAAAGCTGGTCGCTCCAAATTTAAGTAGGCTTATTTTAAGCGATAGAGGCTTTATCTCAGGTATCGCCTACGCTTTGGCAAATGATGAAAACTTAGATGAAAGCGTGCTTTTAGAGCTTAATAAGTTTGCACTAAATGATAAATTTGCAGACAAGATCATCTTTTTTGAAGCAAGTGCTGAGCTAATAAGCTCGCGCTTAAAAGCAAGAGGCACCAGCGATAAGATCGAGGCTCGTGGGCTAGAGTATCTTTTAAAAGTGCAAAGCCTGATGAAGCAAATTCTCATCAAAAATGGCTTTGAAACGCTTTTTATAGACGCATCTAAAAGCATAGAGCTAATTTCAAAAGAGATAGAAAATTTTATAAATTTTAAGTAA
- the coaD gene encoding pantetheine-phosphate adenylyltransferase produces MKKSCIYPGTFDPITNGHLDVIIRATKIFDKVIVAVAKSDSKQPMFAHEKRIEMAKEAVCELKNVSVLGFDNLLVDFAKSHGINTVIRGLRAVSDFEYELQIGYANAALWDEFETVYLMPSLNNAFISSSIVRSVLRHDGDVSNLVPVKILKNLKA; encoded by the coding sequence TTGAAAAAATCTTGCATCTATCCAGGGACCTTTGATCCCATCACAAACGGCCATTTAGACGTCATCATAAGGGCTACAAAAATTTTTGACAAAGTGATCGTCGCAGTCGCAAAAAGTGACAGCAAACAGCCGATGTTTGCACATGAAAAACGTATCGAAATGGCAAAAGAGGCAGTTTGCGAGCTAAAAAACGTAAGCGTTCTTGGCTTTGATAACTTGCTTGTTGATTTTGCTAAATCGCACGGCATAAACACCGTCATCAGGGGACTCCGCGCGGTTAGCGACTTTGAATACGAGCTACAAATAGGCTACGCAAATGCTGCACTTTGGGACGAATTTGAGACGGTTTATCTTATGCCAAGCTTAAATAACGCCTTTATCTCAAGCTCGATCGTCCGCTCAGTCTTGCGCCACGACGGCGACGTGAGCAACCTAGTGCCAGTAAAAATTCTAAAAAATTTAAAGGCATAA
- a CDS encoding UbiX family flavin prenyltransferase — protein sequence MKKIVFAATGASGAGLFLKLVKAAKDSCEAHVIVSKNAMKVLEAEENLKLNLDDLGVKIYDDQDLSAGPASGSFGADAMIIAPCSTNTLAKVANGISDTLITRAASVALKERQTLVLGVREMPFSAIALSQMQLLSSLGAIIAPPVLGYYAGIKSLLDMENFIIGKWLDALKIENNLYKRWQI from the coding sequence ATGAAAAAGATAGTATTTGCAGCCACTGGAGCAAGTGGGGCTGGACTCTTTTTAAAGCTTGTCAAGGCTGCCAAAGATAGTTGCGAGGCGCACGTCATAGTGAGTAAAAATGCCATGAAGGTTTTGGAGGCTGAAGAAAATTTGAAGCTAAATTTAGATGATCTTGGCGTAAAAATTTATGATGATCAAGACCTTAGCGCAGGCCCAGCTTCTGGCTCGTTTGGCGCTGATGCTATGATCATAGCGCCCTGCTCTACCAACACGCTAGCAAAGGTCGCAAACGGCATAAGCGACACGCTCATCACAAGAGCCGCAAGTGTCGCACTAAAGGAGAGACAAACCTTAGTTTTAGGCGTTAGAGAGATGCCATTTTCTGCGATCGCACTTTCTCAGATGCAGCTGCTCTCATCTCTTGGGGCCATCATCGCGCCCCCAGTTTTAGGCTACTACGCAGGTATAAAGAGCCTTCTGGATATGGAAAATTTCATCATCGGCAAGTGGCTTGATGCCTTAAAAATTGAAAATAATCTTTACAAAAGGTGGCAAATTTGA
- the flgA gene encoding flagellar basal body P-ring formation chaperone FlgA, whose protein sequence is MYCVLNDQISLSTFGFEGEDNEILNLEGKRAAKIDSKKLYEILTANFKTYNDKSGGSVAFVKNCSIMDEIQMQFLRLISDEYPGISISDLSISPQNKLPANFKELILKNIFLGDQNSQKGTFRASFEDVDLSLKSIYFKFSFNAKMPAFIAINSMNTNHILSLLDYQPTMIEFGKWPKDALSSSNSLALITKVQIKSGEILTKRQFNAISLVKKGQMLNAVLSEDGVKIIAEVKALEDGNLGDMIKIRTKDNKILQATVSGKDEAVIR, encoded by the coding sequence ATGTATTGCGTTCTAAATGATCAAATTTCACTTAGTACTTTTGGCTTTGAAGGCGAAGACAATGAAATTTTAAACCTAGAGGGCAAAAGAGCAGCCAAGATAGATAGCAAAAAACTCTATGAAATTCTAACAGCAAATTTTAAAACATATAATGACAAAAGCGGTGGAAGCGTTGCTTTTGTGAAAAACTGCTCTATTATGGATGAGATTCAAATGCAATTTTTAAGATTAATTAGCGATGAGTATCCTGGTATCAGCATAAGTGACCTTAGTATTAGCCCACAAAATAAGCTTCCAGCAAATTTCAAAGAACTTATCCTAAAAAATATCTTTTTAGGCGATCAAAACAGTCAAAAAGGTACATTTAGAGCATCATTTGAGGATGTTGATCTGAGTCTAAAAAGCATCTATTTTAAATTTAGCTTTAATGCTAAAATGCCAGCCTTCATAGCAATAAATTCAATGAATACAAACCACATTTTAAGCCTACTTGACTATCAGCCAACGATGATTGAGTTTGGCAAATGGCCAAAAGATGCACTTTCTAGCTCAAATAGCTTAGCTCTTATAACAAAAGTGCAGATAAAAAGCGGTGAAATTTTAACCAAACGTCAGTTTAACGCCATAAGCTTAGTCAAAAAAGGTCAAATGCTAAATGCAGTTTTAAGCGAGGATGGCGTTAAGATAATAGCTGAAGTAAAGGCACTTGAGGATGGAAATTTAGGTGATATGATAAAGATAAGAACAAAAGATAATAAAATTTTACAGGCCACAGTTTCAGGCAAAGATGAGGCAGTGATAAGATGA
- a CDS encoding molybdopterin molybdotransferase MoeA has protein sequence MLLNDALDALKSKFKLKTDSEILPISMALGKTLANDVVAVKDLPCFDNSALDGFAVKFVDKDKPYKIVASAFAGDKEQLSIGKNECVKIMTGAKMPKGADTIIKIEDCVVDENFIKAPNNLKKGDGYRFKGEEVKIGEILLKSGEVLNTRGIMMLAAQGISFVEVKKQPSIAVYSSGNEIIEPWQRASEDEIYNANAFGIAALLSSIGQDSSYLGIIKDELSAVKQAFLNTANYDIVICSGGASAGEADFMKIALSELGYNEIFSHIDIRPGKPCKAYEKDGKLIFVLPGNPMAAYVCMMMLVLPLLKEDCFVIQNATNAQNLKVKSGRINAIFGNIENDKFIATNGGKYGSGMIDHILKSTFIFLTSPDQSEILQNSEISLIKLP, from the coding sequence ATGCTACTAAATGATGCATTAGATGCGCTTAAATCCAAATTTAAACTAAAAACAGATAGTGAAATTTTACCTATCAGCATGGCTCTTGGTAAAACATTGGCAAATGATGTAGTGGCGGTAAAAGATCTGCCATGTTTTGATAACTCTGCGCTTGATGGCTTTGCTGTGAAATTTGTAGATAAAGATAAGCCATATAAAATAGTTGCAAGTGCCTTTGCAGGCGATAAAGAGCAGCTAAGCATCGGCAAAAATGAGTGCGTTAAAATAATGACTGGTGCGAAGATGCCAAAGGGTGCTGATACGATTATAAAGATTGAAGATTGTGTTGTTGATGAAAATTTTATAAAAGCACCAAACAATCTTAAAAAGGGTGATGGGTATCGCTTTAAAGGCGAAGAGGTAAAGATTGGTGAAATTTTGCTAAAAAGTGGCGAGGTTTTAAACACTAGAGGCATAATGATGCTAGCAGCACAGGGCATAAGCTTTGTAGAAGTTAAAAAGCAACCAAGCATCGCGGTTTATTCAAGTGGAAATGAGATCATCGAGCCTTGGCAAAGAGCAAGCGAAGATGAAATTTACAATGCAAATGCCTTTGGCATCGCTGCACTTTTAAGCTCCATTGGGCAAGATAGCTCATATCTTGGCATCATAAAAGATGAGCTAAGTGCTGTCAAACAAGCATTTTTAAACACTGCAAACTACGACATCGTTATCTGCTCTGGCGGAGCAAGTGCTGGGGAGGCTGACTTTATGAAAATAGCTCTAAGCGAGCTTGGATACAATGAAATTTTTTCACATATTGATATAAGACCTGGCAAACCTTGCAAAGCTTATGAAAAAGATGGCAAACTTATTTTTGTCCTTCCTGGAAATCCAATGGCAGCTTATGTTTGTATGATGATGCTTGTTTTGCCTCTTTTAAAAGAGGATTGCTTTGTGATACAAAATGCTACAAATGCGCAAAATTTAAAGGTAAAATCAGGCAGGATCAATGCAATTTTTGGAAATATTGAAAATGATAAATTTATAGCAACAAATGGTGGAAAATACGGCTCTGGCATGATAGATCATATTTTAAAAAGCACTTTTATATTTTTAACTAGCCCAGATCAAAGCGAAATTTTGCAAAATAGTGAAATTTCTCTTATAAAACTTCCATAA
- the murA gene encoding UDP-N-acetylglucosamine 1-carboxyvinyltransferase, whose amino-acid sequence MMHYLKIKGNAKLSGEVKISGAKNAALPIIALTLLAKKSVNLTNIPNVADIKTLCQLLTNLGAKCEFKDKNSLSIDTSSVSSTTANYDIVRKMRASILTLGPLLARFGHCEVSLPGGCAIGQRPIDLHLNALEKMGANIEIKQGYVVATVPNGLKGAKIVFDKITVTGSENIIMAAALAHGTTELFNVALEPEVVQICEILAKSGVKIEGIGTSELKITGSGQKLLEICDIEVIPDRIEAGTYLCAGAITNSKISVTKANAAHMTAILNKFEEMGFGIEVDGDKITILPAKEIKPVEIRTTEYPGFPTDMQAQFMALCLAANGVSTIDERLFENRFMHVSELARMGADIKLNGHIASVYAPAKLNAADVMATDLRASSALILAALIANGESLVHRIYHLDRGYENLEEKFQGLGANITRLEE is encoded by the coding sequence ATGATGCACTATTTAAAGATAAAAGGAAATGCCAAATTAAGTGGCGAAGTAAAAATAAGCGGTGCCAAAAATGCTGCTCTACCGATCATCGCCCTAACCTTACTTGCAAAAAAAAGTGTAAATTTAACAAATATACCAAATGTCGCTGATATAAAAACGCTTTGCCAACTGCTAACTAACCTAGGAGCAAAGTGCGAATTTAAAGATAAAAACTCACTAAGCATAGACACAAGCAGCGTAAGCTCGACGACTGCAAATTATGACATCGTTAGAAAAATGCGCGCTTCTATCTTGACACTTGGACCGCTTCTTGCACGTTTTGGCCACTGCGAAGTGAGCCTACCTGGAGGATGTGCGATCGGACAAAGACCTATCGATCTGCATCTAAATGCACTTGAAAAAATGGGAGCAAATATAGAAATAAAGCAAGGCTACGTCGTTGCAACAGTACCAAATGGCCTAAAAGGTGCAAAGATCGTTTTTGATAAGATCACCGTAACTGGCAGCGAAAATATCATCATGGCTGCAGCTCTAGCGCACGGCACAACAGAGCTTTTTAACGTAGCGCTTGAGCCTGAAGTGGTGCAAATTTGTGAAATTTTGGCTAAGAGTGGCGTTAAAATAGAAGGCATCGGCACAAGTGAGTTAAAGATCACTGGAAGTGGCCAAAAATTACTTGAAATTTGCGATATTGAGGTCATCCCTGATAGGATAGAAGCTGGCACGTACCTTTGTGCTGGAGCTATAACAAATAGTAAAATTTCAGTCACAAAGGCAAATGCTGCACACATGACAGCCATTTTAAATAAATTTGAAGAGATGGGCTTTGGTATCGAAGTAGACGGCGATAAGATCACGATATTGCCAGCAAAAGAGATAAAACCAGTGGAGATAAGAACCACCGAGTATCCGGGCTTTCCAACAGATATGCAAGCTCAATTTATGGCGCTTTGTCTTGCAGCAAATGGCGTTAGCACGATAGATGAGAGACTTTTTGAAAACCGTTTTATGCATGTTAGTGAGCTTGCTAGAATGGGAGCAGATATTAAATTAAATGGGCATATTGCAAGCGTTTATGCGCCAGCTAAGCTAAATGCAGCCGATGTGATGGCGACAGATCTTAGAGCTAGCTCAGCGCTGATACTAGCTGCTCTTATAGCAAATGGCGAAAGCTTGGTACATAGAATTTATCACCTTGATAGAGGATATGAAAATTTAGAGGAAAAATTTCAAGGCCTTGGTGCAAATATTACTAGGCTTGAGGAGTAA
- a CDS encoding NlpC/P60 family protein has protein sequence MSNSINKKIFFILSIIFFTGCSFTSNQPTTPQNETNQTVTSSVDFSEQMIGEIMDEDNDREDKKFGSFFKKYLNTRAGGDCSGFVSIVNAKYQNMYFDEKTINRYYDNGGRKSKAIYNFYESKNLITHKNPKIGDLVFFSNTLGKGVQKNKDKKNITHVGIVTAVLGDETVKFIHNSGGKIIHSYMNLKQKNVHLKGNQEINSYLVRCSNSSCLAANRFAGYGKAK, from the coding sequence ATGTCAAATTCAATAAATAAAAAAATCTTTTTTATACTTAGCATTATATTTTTTACAGGTTGTTCTTTTACCTCTAATCAACCGACAACTCCGCAAAATGAAACAAATCAAACCGTAACTTCAAGTGTTGATTTTAGTGAGCAAATGATTGGTGAAATCATGGATGAAGATAATGATAGAGAAGATAAAAAATTTGGTTCTTTTTTTAAAAAATACCTAAATACAAGAGCAGGCGGTGATTGTTCTGGCTTTGTTTCTATCGTAAATGCAAAGTATCAAAATATGTATTTTGATGAAAAGACAATAAATCGCTACTACGATAATGGCGGTAGAAAGTCAAAAGCGATCTATAATTTTTATGAAAGTAAAAATTTAATTACTCATAAAAATCCAAAAATAGGCGATCTTGTATTTTTCTCAAATACTCTTGGTAAGGGCGTTCAGAAAAATAAAGATAAGAAAAATATCACTCATGTTGGCATAGTTACGGCTGTTCTTGGCGATGAGACAGTAAAATTTATACATAATTCTGGTGGAAAGATAATTCATAGCTATATGAATCTAAAACAAAAAAATGTGCATCTAAAAGGAAATCAAGAGATAAATAGCTACCTTGTAAGGTGCTCAAATTCAAGTTGCTTGGCAGCAAATAGATTTGCTGGATATGGCAAAGCAAAATAA
- a CDS encoding ferritin-like domain-containing protein, producing the protein MNFFDEICGILNEGEIGLKFLKFELFYEKFKRDFNINFYESSKPNELITPSYAKFCEVVSMKELNKKVKPKDKNLNFIHSVAHIEFSAIDIALDACYRFRNLPREFYEDWLEVAEDEIRHFCMIENLLLKQGGRYGELSVHDGLFIALQKTSDSLTSRMALLPRYMEANGLDANAHIIKRLEGEGGNEELIECLKVILKEEVSHVYKGDKWFKFACKKEGVDENSYFDIILSLYPNSFKNVREINEQDRLKAGFSKEELCLIKNFSKER; encoded by the coding sequence ATGAATTTTTTTGATGAAATTTGTGGAATTTTAAATGAAGGTGAGATTGGGCTTAAATTTTTAAAATTTGAGCTATTTTATGAGAAATTTAAACGAGATTTTAATATAAATTTTTACGAAAGCTCTAAACCAAACGAGCTAATAACGCCTAGCTATGCAAAATTTTGTGAAGTAGTTAGCATGAAAGAGCTAAACAAAAAAGTAAAGCCAAAGGATAAAAATTTAAATTTTATCCATTCGGTAGCTCATATTGAATTTAGTGCTATTGACATCGCGCTTGATGCTTGTTATAGATTTAGAAATTTGCCAAGAGAATTTTATGAAGACTGGCTAGAAGTAGCTGAAGATGAGATCAGACACTTTTGTATGATAGAAAATTTGCTCTTAAAACAAGGCGGTAGATACGGCGAACTAAGTGTGCATGATGGCCTATTTATCGCACTTCAAAAGACTTCAGATAGTCTAACTAGCCGTATGGCGCTACTGCCAAGATATATGGAGGCAAATGGGCTTGATGCAAACGCTCATATTATAAAAAGGCTTGAAGGTGAAGGTGGCAACGAAGAGCTAATAGAGTGCCTAAAAGTCATATTAAAAGAGGAAGTCTCTCACGTTTATAAGGGCGATAAGTGGTTTAAATTTGCTTGCAAAAAAGAGGGCGTTGATGAAAATAGCTACTTTGACATTATCTTAAGTTTATATCCAAATTCATTTAAAAATGTTAGAGAGATCAATGAGCAAGATCGCTTAAAAGCTGGATTTAGCAAAGAAGAGCTTTGCTTGATAAAGAATTTCTCAAAGGAGAGATAG
- a CDS encoding SixA phosphatase family protein, whose amino-acid sequence MSKIYFIRHSKAVDENKDGAKDALRELSQKGKEDAKFMANRLKMYDVMPGAIFSSSAKRCEQTAKIIAKTLKFKEEIDLIDELYDISFEDLLKFVKNINESLDEIFIITHNPSITEICEYLSDSSIDNIPTSGIFCVEFVCKFSELKEGSAKALFFDHPKKHQR is encoded by the coding sequence GTGAGTAAAATTTATTTTATAAGACATTCAAAAGCGGTTGATGAGAATAAGGATGGAGCTAAAGATGCCTTAAGGGAGCTTAGTCAAAAAGGTAAAGAAGACGCTAAATTTATGGCAAACAGACTAAAAATGTATGATGTGATGCCAGGGGCTATCTTTTCTAGCAGTGCTAAAAGGTGCGAGCAAACGGCAAAGATTATCGCTAAAACTTTAAAATTTAAAGAAGAGATCGATCTTATAGATGAGCTTTATGATATAAGCTTTGAAGATCTTTTAAAATTTGTTAAAAATATAAATGAGAGTTTGGATGAGATTTTTATCATCACACATAATCCAAGCATAACTGAAATTTGCGAGTATTTAAGCGATTCATCAATAGACAATATCCCAACTTCTGGAATATTTTGCGTTGAGTTTGTATGTAAATTTAGTGAGTTAAAAGAGGGTAGTGCAAAAGCGTTATTTTTTGACCACCCCAAAAAACATCAAAGATAA